The genomic interval tctccaggtccacaaaacacatgtgaaccggttgggcaaactcccatgaaccctcgagcaccctgtagagggtatagagctggtccagtgttccacggccgggatgaaaaacacactgctcctcctgaagccgaggttctaCTAtcagtcggactctcctctccaataccatggcgtaggccttaccagggaggctgaggagtgtgatccccctgtagttggagcacaccctccggtccccctttttatgaagggggaccaccaccccagtctgccagtccagaggcactgtccccgaccaccacgcaatattgaagagacgtgtcaaccatgacagccctacaacatccagagacttgaggtactcagggcggatctcatccacccccgaagccctgccaccgcggagctttttaaccacctcggtgacttcagcctaggtgatgaaagagtccaaccccgagtccccagcctctgtttccaccacggaatgcgtgatggcaggattgaggagatcctcgaagtactccttccaccgcccgataatgtcctcagtcgaggtcggcagtctcccgcccccactataaacagtgttggcgaagcactgcttccccctcctgaggcgacggacggtttgccagaatcgcttcgaggccaaccggtagtccttctccatggcctcaccgaactcctcccaggcccgagtttttgcctctgccacagcccgggctgcagcacgcttggcctcacggtacccgtcagccgcctcaggagtcccacaagccaaccacagccgataggactccttcttcagcttaacagcatcccttactgccggtgtcccgatcacgcctctccaggtgtcactgtcgttccccacgtgggcgttgaagtcccccagcagaataatggagtccccgataggggcactatccagcaccccctacagggacgccaagaaggccgggtactctgcactaccactcggcgcataggctgaaatgatagtcagagacctctccccaacccgaaggcgcagggatacgaccctctcatccactggggtaaaccccaacacgagacggctgagctggggggcaacaagcaaacccacaccagcccgccgcctctccccgtgggccactccagagtagaagagagtccaacccctctcaaggagatgggttccagagcccacgctgtgtatggaggcgagcccgactatttctagtcgatatctctcgacctcccgcacaagctcaggctaattcccccccagcgaggtgacattccacgtccctagagccaccctaagcatccggggatcgggcccctgaggtctccaccttcgtccgccaccttcgtccgccacccaatcctctttgcaccggtccctcacggttccccctgcaggtggtgggcccactgggggatggccttgcgtctctcgttcgggtcccgcgaggagcaacccggccactaggcgctctccgacgagtcccgacccctggcctggctccagggtggggccccggctccgccgtaccgggcgacctcacgtgcctcgatattttgttcttcatgagggattcttgaaccactctttgtctgacccatcacctagagcctgtttgccatgggagaccctaccaggggcatttaggccccagacaacatagcctctaggatcatttgagcactcaaacccctccaccacgttaaggtggcggttcaaggaggtggagatgataataataataataaattgcaattcagttttattatcCGGAATATTAACACTGATATTAACACATGCTGTCTaagggcactttacaaagtcaattcagtcgaatcataaAGATTTTAAGTCGGGTACATACTTTCTAAATactcctaactatcaaacagcccatcagattcagtttattattcaattaGTTAAAAGGTTTCTaactaaggaaacccagcagattgcattgagtcagcgacttgcagcattcactcctcctggatgaccatgtagagacagtggacagtcactggcgctgactttgtagcaatccctcatactgagcctgcATGTAGAGTGGAGAGGAGAACtcccttttaataggaagagaaccagaaccagggtcagtatgagcggccatctgcaacAACctactggaggtttgagagaacagagcagacaaaagaacacagaaaaaagagATATAAATATAAGTATCTCTTAGTGCTATGAAACAACggtaaaaacatttagaaacattaCTAAAAGCTACAGTTAACCatgaatattaattataaaaccTAGAAAAGCTGACAGCCACTGTCAAACTTACATCAAAATACAACTCTAAACTGCTTTATTCACCGTTTTACAGGGTTGTTTGTAAGATACTGTGACACAACATTTTGCTTCCCAGTTTGCACCTGTTTTtgtacacgcaaaccttttgaagattaGACCcaatgaatgcaacagctgCAGCCCATCACCTGGTTAGTCTTTGTGTGGTGGCTGTGGAAGCTCTGACTCCAACTGCAGTTCAACACCTTGTGAATCTTATCCAAACTCTTGAATGAGCTTTGCTTCACATTCCGCTCAGTGCTGAAGTTATCACTGTCGGTCCACATGATCATTTCTacacttttgttttctgttggtgTGTCCGGATACTCAAACACTCAGTTGGACTGTTGCAACATGGGGAGATGGCTCTTTCATCACTTTTTCTGGAATGTTTATGCTGAAGGGATTCATGATACAGAATAGAGGAAAGAATATATACAGCTTCAGGCTTTCAGCTTCTTCTTTTCTGATTCCTCACCTGATACCAAAGTGCTTACTGTTATCCAGGCTCAGGTGATGGAGTtgaatgtcatttaaaaaaaaccaacatgtcGACACCTGATAAACGGCAACAGTGAGCTCTGGAATGTCCAGAGACTGCAATAATGACAGAATAAGTTATTTTATCTGAGACTGCACTGATGTTAAAGAGAATCTCAGTGTTCACTCATTATGCCTCTGGCTTGTAACATTAGTGTACCTCTTGCTGGTTATGGACTGTGTGCTGGTTATTATTGCCCCCATGCTGTCTCCGCAGGTATCTGGGCAGGAAGAAGTGTGTGCAGAATGTGAGCCTGCAGCCTCCATTTCTGCGGCTACAGCTCACTGACACTCAGCTGGCAGCTAAGATCCTGGACAATGGCATCCAGGGAGACCTGCACAGGGTGAGAGTGGCAGCATGAACCTGCACATCTGTTTCACCAACACCTGTCTTAATGAATGCTGCTGTTCATCGCCAGCATTTTGAGTTAATTGCGGGTCAAAGTTGGAAGCGGGACATTCTTCAGCCTCCTGCTtaacaaatgttttacatgCATGCTGTGCTTTACATTCAAATTGGCAGTAGATAGCTTTGCATACAGGATGGCAGTAGGAGGTTTAAGACCACTAACATAGTTCTACAGACTCAGTGTGCTGTTGTTTTACTGAACATGACACAGCCACATCCATCTACCTGAAATGCCTGCAATTAGAGCAGAGAACAAGATGACTGATTGTTGATGGAAAATGTGCTTGGATTTCCAGCTAACAAAGCATTCGTTTGCTAAACCTACTGAGCAGTTATTTATAAATCTGTCTCCTACCAAGCCTCACTGGCTGCCATGTAGAATAATCAGCTGCCAGCAGAACATTTAACCTGCTGCTCTGCAGAAACACAGAAGTTCAGAGGATATATTTATAGGTGCTTGTGAAATGGTGTGCATCCCTTACTGTTCTGTTGAATTGACCTTGGTTagtatttatgtttgttttctagGAAATACTAAAAACACCAGACTTTTAGTCTCTTGTTATCATGTCTCCTCCTGTTCTGCAGTCCAAGTCCAGTCTTGAGATGATGGGAAGTCAGTCATGTGACGCtgagcctcctcctcctcctaaaCCAGAGCTGCGTTACCCTGGAATCAGCCATAGGAACGCGGAAGGTAAAGTGATCTCAGGTAacccttctcctcctccagctctcaCGTTGTCATCATAAATGAAGAAGACATGGTTCTGATTGTTCTATGTATTGTGTTTTTGGTAATGTGTTGATGTTCTTCTGCAGAGTGCAGCCTGCTGAGCAAAGCCCCTCCCACCCCCACCATGTACAAGTACAGGCCCACCTACAGCCCAGGAAAGAACCACACGACACTCACTCATGCTTACGCCAACCAGGTAATGTAGAGCCAGCCAGGCGGAAGGCAGGGCTGCTTTACAGTGGCCACAGAGAACCTGCTGTGTGTCTTTCAGATCCATTTgtccctgcttctgcttcttTTGTTAAATCAATCTAATACATctccatttttttccttttgatcTCCTGTTGGCCATCTTGGTTTGGTTACTCAGTGGCTTGCTTTTGATCAGTATCAGTAAGTGATGTATTTCAAAGCATTTCCCCCTTTTCTCTTTGAACATGGTGTCCCAtccttttctgtttgatttggaCATGGGTcaaatactgaacaaaaacctTCACAGATGAAAATGACAAATGCATCTAGCCATCAGCCATCATGAATGAATTATGGTTGATACAAATTAATTTAACTCAGTATTTCTCCCCATGTCTTGTCCAGATCCTCCTGACTTATCCCGTTTCTCTAGAATACATTTCCCTAACCCATTTTAGTTTTCCTCACTGATTAGAACAGCATAACAGTTGCCTCTCTTCATTCTCTGTCCCCTGTTTTCATCACTTTAATATAACTGTGTCAGTAATGTCCTCCTAACGGCCTCCatccatgtttgctgttttcttcctctgcttCACATGCAGAGAATATTTGCTGCTGCTGGTATGAACTAAAGTGTTGGTTCTCAGACAAGCCTTCTGTCTGATTTAATGGATGTGTATCTATTCTGTTGAATCCCCTGTACTGACTAATATAGAATAAGCCTCAACACAGTGAGACTGAGGACACATTTCAACACTACaaagttatttttgtctgaaaaCCTTTATCGAGGTGATTAAATGATGCATCCAAATCTAGTGAAGCTGACCAGTTATTATGTCATGACAGGACATCCTTTCGCATCAAACATTGATTCTGTCCTTTTCTTCAAATGATATTTTTTAACAGAACAGAACTTTGATACTGGGAAATAATAGAAACACACTGTGTGTCAGATTAACTCATTCACCTCAAATCCTAAAATCTATGTATTAGATGGAGTCGTGTGTTGGACCTGGTCACACATTTCTTCTCTGgtaaatgcatttttaacataccataccataccacttatagagcactttaaaaacaacgTTATagctgaccaaagtgctgtacaaaaaagaaaaagaaaatcaggaaaagaaaaataaaatacatgagaactatagaaaatataaaatagtacaggaacataaaaaaattaagaaggTAAAAGATTAGGGCTCGGATGCTaactcaaaaatgtttttaaacgagttttaaaaatagcaaaagATGGAGCCCGCCTGGCTTCCAACGGCAGCTCATTCCACTTTTTCGGAGCAAAAACTGCCAAAACTCTTGTCTCCTCTGGATTTGTAGAAGGCCTTAGGAATAGTCAGAAGCATCTGATCAGCTGATCTTAGAGCACGAGATGTCACATAAGGGTGCAGATAAGAGGGAGCAAGACCATtaagagacttaaaaaaaatacaagaattttaaaatggattCGAAACTGAACAGGAAGCCAACGAAGAGACGCTAAAACCGGAGTAATGTGCTCTCGTTTTCTTGTACCAGTTAAAAATCacgctgcagcattttggaccaGCTGTAACCGTGAGAGGGAGGCCTGGTTAACTCCAATCAAAATAGTTACAATAATGAAGGCATGAGGTGATGAAGGCATAAATCACTGTCTCTAGGTGACGTCTAGACAAGAGgggctttatttttgacagccGCCTCAGCTGAAAGAACGAGGATTTAACCACAGTGATAACATGTGAATCAAGTTTCCGGCTAGGATACATTTTTTATAACCAAGTTAGTGATGCTGGATTTTTCATTGGGCTTAAAAAGCATGACCTCTGTCTTTTTTTCATTGAAGTGAAGGAAATGGGGGGGTTTTCAGATGACGTTCAGTCACGTGACCGCACCTCGGGATCGCCATCTTCggtggcagctgcagcctgttttctttgttttagcgTGATCAATGAAGCAAAACTCCAGACCATTCTACCATAACTATGGTAAAAACTTGCTTCATTCCGGGTTGTGCTGCACGTGGTGGTCAAGACCAGCATTCAATCTATTGTCTGCCAGATGTGATAGAAAATCAGtatgagagaaaacaaaaacactgagtacACAACGTCGACTACTGTCGCTGAATCGGATATCCAGGGTGGATTTGGACGGCTTAAATCTCATTCCCGCCCAAGTGTGCAGTGCACCCCATCAATCTCcgtcttggtcaaatagcccttacacagcctggaggtgtgtttggggtcattgtcctgttgaaaactaaatgatggtccaactaaacgcaaaccagatggaatagtatgccgctgcaagatgctgtggtagccatgctggttcagtatgccttcaattttgaataaatccccaacagtgtcaccaccaaagcaccatcacacctcctcctccatgcttcacggtgggaaccaggcatgtagagtccatccgttcacctcttctgcgccgcacaaagacacggtgtttggaaccaaagatctcaaacttggactcatcagaccaaagcacagatttccactggtctaatgtccattccttgtgttctttagcccaaacaagtctcttctgcttgttgcctgtcctcagcagtggtttcctagcagctattttaccatgaaggcctgattcacacagtctcctcttaacagttgttctagagatgtgtctgctgctagaactctgtgtggcattgacctgttctctaatctgagctgctgttaacctgcaatttctgaggctggtgactcggatgaacttatcgtccgcagcagaggtgactcttggtcttcctttcctggggcggtcctcatgtgagccagtttctttgtagcgcttgatggtttttgcgactgcacttggggaaacattcaaagttttcctccttcaagactgttggaaaaccatttcaggtgactacctcttgaagctcatcaacagaatgccaagagtgtgcggagcagtaatcaaagcaaaaggtggctactttgaaaaacctagaatataagacatattttcagttgtttcacaatttttgttcagtatataattccacatttgttaattcatagttttgatgccttcagtgtggagcgacaatattcatagtcatgaaaataaagacaactctttgaaagagaaggtgtgtccaaactgttggtctgtactgtatatgaaaTGCAAGCAATATTTCCTCAATAATAAtcataaagaaagaaatatataaCGAGCCCTAACAGACTGTCacatattttaaagtgttttaaaactTACCTTTCCTTCATTGTATCATATGTGCGGCCAATTGTCCAGATTTACGCTAAACAAACCAACAAGTAGTACATATGGATCCACCTTGTTGATGACCGCAATTTTCTAGAGGTACATGGCCTTATCAGGAGGCTGTAACGACTCTAGATACTTATCCATGGGCGAAAAAGTATGCAATGTTGCAATGTTTTGAAGAGCTGTGAAGCGACACGGAGCCACCCAAGATGGCAGACTGGAAGTGAGGCGGGGACTTCAGTGACGTCAATGAAAAGGGTCCATTCAGTGCCatccagaatcagaatcagctttattgccaagtttgtgcatacaaacaaggaatttgactccggtacactttgctcttttgttctgtatCCATTTCCTTATGTCAACAAGACAGTTAAGGTGAGGTTGACCAGGACCATTATGTTTCATCCgcatataaatgaaaatgtcacgCCCTGCTTTCTAAAAATAGCTCCAAGTGGCAGCACACAAAGTGAAAACAGGAGAGGTCCATGGATGGAACCCTGGGGTACCCCCCAGGGAAGGGCAGCAGGAGCAGAAATAAAATCATCCATCTTGACACACAAACTCCTATTAAAAAGGTAGGACCTAAACAACTAAAAAGCTGAGCCAGTGATATCTACCAACTGCTCAAGTCCAGAAATGAGAATGTCATGGTCCACTTTGTCAAAAGCAGCTGTTAAATCTAAAAGCACTAGTAAAATACAGTTCACAGAATCtattgttaaaaatatataattaaaaacctttaacGTGCAGATTCAGTGTTGCGATACATTTTAAACCCTGACTGGAACACTTCtgaaattttgttttcatccaGGAAGGCTTTCAGCTgggtaaaaacaattttttctaaatttttgtACAAAAAAGGTAATTTGGAGATGGGCCTAAAATTTGACAAGAGGGAAGTATCAAGGCCAGGTTTTTTCAACAGGGGTGGCACCAcagcatgtttaaaataaatttccaCCACACTGGCGACTAGACTACTGTTAATAACATTAAGGATAAGGGGGGCAATGGTAGGAAATATCTCCTTAAGAAGACGTGGTGGAACAACATCACAAGGGGAGCCACATGGTTGCATACTAGTAACCATTTACTCTAGATAGGAAAGGGAAATAGGCTCCAAATTATCCAGGACAGCAAGGCAGGGGACCAAGATGTATGGGTCATGGGAGGGGGAGAAATACAGGCCCTAGTGTTAGCAACCTTGTCCAAAAGGAACTGAAGAAACTTTTCACACAGTTCTCTGGATGCTTCCTGAGGGACAGGTTCATAAGCATTTAGAGCATTGTTAATTGTATCATAAAGAACCCCTTGGTTATGAGAGTTAGCAGCAATGATGTCGGCCAAATATTTCTCTCTAGCAGTTTTCACTGTTCTCTGATAACGGCTCCAGCTCTCTCAGTATATCAAAAGAGACAtgcaatttgtcctttttcctcTTGCGTTCATTTCTTCTGCACTCCCTTCTGATAGTACGGGTATGGTCACTAAACCAAGGATCCGATCTGGAATCGATTGCCTGGTTTTCACTGGTGTCACAGAATTAAGACCAGTGTGGTACAAAGTATTATAATATAAAGAAAGCTCCTCAGTGCTGGAAGACACAGagggttgtgtttttaaattgttaaaaactGAAGAGAAATTAACTGCAGTGGAAGGGTTAAAAACATGACAGCGCAGAGCAGGAGTacagggcttaacaggttaaataaaaggataaaatcaaataaaacaggCCTGTGGTCAGAAAACAGTATATCATCGATTTCAATGTTACCGATGGAGAAACCATACGATAAAACAAGGTCCAGTGTGTGCATACGTTCATGGGTTGGGCCATTTTCAGACTTTCAGAATGAGGCCAATGGCATCCAATAAAACTAAGAAGTCCCTCACCAGTGGCTTCTCAgaacaacaaacataaatattgaagTCCCCAACAATTATAATTTGCTGATATTTGGACATAATTCCACCTAAAAAGTCAGAAGATTCCCATAAGAAGTCTTTGTTATACTTTGGTGACTGATATACCACCGCGTACAGCAGTGGAGAGAGGAGGCCCAGTTCAAAACAGCTCAAttcaaaaatgtagaaaacagtCAGGAGTGACAGCTGCTTACATTCAAAACTTGATTTATAAATTGTTGCCAAACCTCCTCCATGACCCAAGGACTTCGGGGTATTAAAATATGAGCAGCTGCTGGGTAATAGTTCTGAAAAAACACTGGACTCACCCGGAGAGATCCATGTTTCTGTCAAGCAAAGAAAGTCCAAACCCTGGGATGTGAATAAATCCTTAAGGATACATGTTTTGTTTGCGACAGATCTTACGATCACCAAACATATCCCGATGGGTTCCTGGTCCAGAGGAGCAGTAGTTGGAGAGGTAGGTGAAGTCCAAGCAAGATGCCGCAAATTCTCAAGGTTGGCACCTCGCCAGCGCAGATGGGAAggagtgggtcgcagggaataGAACACCAGATCCAAATCGACAACTGGTATCAGGCAGGAATCAACGGGATCCAGGAAACACACAGTCGAGCAATCAATCCAAACTGACTAATGAACATTTCCGGAGAATGGGCCACACTGGCCCTCAGCTTCACTAGCTGCACGCTGCACTTACCACAACGTCTGTGACGTCTTCTCCTGCGGTGTGGGTGTGGTGGCCAGCAAAGGTAAGCCGGTACACCGGCCAAGAGCAGGGGCACGATTCTTTCGTGATAAAAGTGCAAAAATTTGGCCGCGGACAAATGGCACTCCAGAAGGGTTTGGTGATCAAACACCAATAATGAGTTAGCGTCACGAAAAATGCACAGGGACAGCAGCAGCGAAAACAATAGGGAACAATAGACGACTCGACACACATAATTTAATACAACTGAATGGATAAAACAAGTAGCAGATACCCtatttaaatgttaatgtaCTGTAAATAAAGTTATGCTGTAGGGTTTTTTTACAATGCCAGCTGGCAGCTTAAACCATTAAACCAGGTGTAGTGTAATGAAAACGTATCACTGCAGTTGTCTTCCTGTAAAATCTTCAGCTCAGCTTGTTTCAGAGCAAAAACTATCAGTGGAAGCTTTACAGAACAGAAGTCTGAAGATGTATAACATGCATCCTGTGCAGACTCAGGCTCTGTTGTACTTGGATTAAAATGTTCTTCTCTAAGGAATGTGGTTTTCTAACAGATCTAGACAACAGCATCTGTGTTGAGCTGTAGAGGAACATGTGTTTGTGTGCCTCAGAATGACTGCAGTCTATGGTACTGCAGCAGGGTTTCTGTTTAGTGATGCTCTGACTGCCTTTAAGCTCTGTGCTCTTACTTGCTCAgtatattgtttctttttcctttccttcccttcCCTCTTCTCCCCCTCTTCTGCCTTCTCTAGTTAATTCGAGGGGAGAGTGTTGGGAGTGCCAAggactcctcctcctccacctcctccctcCTCCAGGCCAGTCAGCAGCCTGGTTTCCGTTCACAGCCCAGTCTGGACCGAAGGGAAGCTTCTTCGGACAGAGTGGTTGGAGGACCCAGTGGGGAGAGGAAAGAGGTTGGTGGAGGCGGCATTCCTGGCTACTCCCTGGGTGGCCGCTCATACCCCTCCTTCTCGGACCCCACTGTACTTTCAGGAGTGGCATTCCGATCTTCCAGCTCTACACACACTTCTGCAGGCACTACCCATGTCTCCGAGGCAACCACCACCTCAACGAGCTTCAAAAGCTTGGCCAATCAGACGCCCCCGCCTCACCACCCTTCTCGTAATGGCAACCTGTCCTATGACAGTTTACTGGCAAGGGAAGATGACTTTGATAAAGGGGGAGTGACTGGTCCAGTAGCCCTGGAGCCTACTGCTGGGAGACCCTGCACACCAGCAACACCCTTCTTGTCCCAACAGAGAGAGGTTGACCTGCCCTCCCAGTCTCCCCATCACCATCACCACTCCtctcaccaccaccaccaccaccccttTCTTCATCgatcctcctcctccacctcttcttCCCCTCCACTTCCCCCAGAAAGAGACCGTCTTCTAGGAGAACCCCATACAGCCCCTCACGTCCCATCTGCCAATCAAACCTCTGCTGCTCTACCTTCCTCAGCCCCACCTcccccacaccatcaccacCATCATTACCACCATCACCACTCccatcatcatcaccaccacTCCTCGTCCTCACGCCCTCCCCGCTTTACTGCCCCTCGTGCCCCACCCCACCATGCCTACCCTTATCGCACCCGCTCCACAGACACACCACTGGGCTCCTCTTCCGACAGTACTGACCGCTCACCTCTCTCCGCACACCCCCCGCCACTGGGCAAGTCACTTTCTTATTCGagtgctgcagctgctgaaatGCAGTACCGATTGGTCCGCAAGGCCTCTGCGTCAGCTGGAGCAAATGCGGCTGgtgtaggaggaggaggagaaggtggAGGGATGGGAGGAGGATCAATACAAGCACCAAAGTGAGTATGAATTTCACCTTTGACCATATAATTGGTTTGCTGCTATCACTGAAAAAGCCACATGCCTCCAGAAACCTGACTGACTGCTCCTCTtgctttcctccttttctccccttctctcctcctcctcctgcaagATTTCCTGTGAGTTTCTCCTCCTTTTCCTTTGCTAATCTATCTTTCATTTGTGAGCGTTCTCACTGTTATGTGTGTGATGCTGTTGTTCTTGTGCATTTTCTCCACTTTGTTACAGCTGTTTGCTCATTTCATTTATAGTTGTTACACAATCAAAAAACCAGATGTTAAGAGTAAAGTTTAGTCCTCCCACTGATAGTGGGGGAACGGTTTCATTAAATACACACTGAAACATTACGAGGGGAGGTTTCTTTTCCccgtcgctacatgcatgcttagtatgagggattgctgcgaAGTcgatgcaagcgactgtccactgtctctacttgctcatccaggaggagtgaatgttgcaagtcactgtctcgatgcaatctgctgggtttccttagatagaaaaacttttaaccaacttgaataataaactgaatttgattcCATTGTTTGGCTGTCTTTATGATTCGATTTAATTGACTTTGCAAAGTGcattgagacgacatgttgtgaattggcgctatataaataaactgaattaaattgtgACCACTGAAAGGTGACATTAATAACattatttaatgaaaatgaTATGGCAATAAGttggatatttataaaaaacctCAAGCTGGCATGCCACAGGAGTAAAGACGTGAAAGGCAAACTGATGGCAGCTTGATTAGGACATTTTATATGGCAGCATGTAGCATTAAAGAGGAAACGTCATAAATGGCCAATAATTAACGTTTAACCTGCAGGCTGATCCATTCTTGCCTAGAGGAAGAGTTGTTCTGCAATTAATCTCTTTAATCCAGTAAAAGCTCCAACTCGATTCTGTATATTTGAAGAGCTGCTGTCACACATGTTCTGATAGAAGTTATAAAACACAGCACATCACTGTTTGATTTGGCAGAGTCTACAAGGTCAGGGTTTCCATGCTTAACTATGTTCAGCACCAAAAGCCACTCTGTGGTGTGTATCCATGAGAACTGGACGACGCAGAAACATTGTAGGGTGGCTTGGTCTGTCAAATCATGTTGATTTTTATAATGCATGACAcgtaggtccttcagtgtttgcagtaaGATGCtgtatatcttctataagtctgttgtggagagtgtgatctcttctgccatcatctgctggggtagcagcatctgagccagggacttaaaaaagctcaacaagctgataaagaaagctggctctgttctggggactcctctggaacctctggagatcattgtacaaagaaggattctcataaaatgtgaagaacattatggagaaccctgagaatcttcttcatgagactgtcgtaAAACAACAGagtttcttcagtcagaggcttcgtcagatctgctgtaagacagaccgctacaggagatccttcctgcccatagccatcagcatctaGAACAGTTCTTTGAAGAAAACTGCacaatatgagctacaacaacatgtaatttccctttgg from Girardinichthys multiradiatus isolate DD_20200921_A chromosome 5, DD_fGirMul_XY1, whole genome shotgun sequence carries:
- the zdhhc5a gene encoding palmitoyltransferase ZDHHC5-A isoform X3, yielding MPGSSSKSGGRGPSSSPLPHAMVPPSRPLRPSRYAPVSAAIFFLVGSTTLFFCFTCPWLSERFSVTVPIYNGVIFLFVLANFCMATFMDPGIFPRAEEDEDKEDDFRAPLYKTVEIRGIQVRMKWCSTCRFYRPPRCSHCSVCDNCVEEFDHHCPWVNNCIGRRNYRYFFLFLLSLTAHIMAVFGFGLLFILYHRQNIDHLHSIVTLAVMCVAGLFFIPVAGLTGFHVVLVARGRTTNEQVTGKFRGGVNPFTNGCWMNVSHVLCSSQAPRYLGRKKCVQNVSLQPPFLRLQLTDTQLAAKILDNGIQGDLHRSKSSLEMMGSQSCDAEPPPPPKPELRYPGISHRNAEGKVISECSLLSKAPPTPTMYKYRPTYSPGKNHTTLTHAYANQLIRGESVGSAKDSSSSTSSLLQASQQPGFRSQPSLDRREASSDRVVGGPSGERKEVGGGGIPGYSLGGRSYPSFSDPTVLSGVAFRSSSSTHTSAGTTHVSEATTTSTSFKSLANQTPPPHHPSRNGNLSYDSLLAREDDFDKGGVTGPVALEPTAGRPCTPATPFLSQQREVDLPSQSPHHHHHSSHHHHHHPFLHRSSSSTSSSPPLPPERDRLLGEPHTAPHVPSANQTSAALPSSAPPPPHHHHHHYHHHHSHHHHHHSSSSRPPRFTAPRAPPHHAYPYRTRSTDTPLGSSSDSTDRSPLSAHPPPLGKSLSYSSAAAAEMQYRLVRKASASAGANAAGVGGGGEGGGMGGGSIQAPKFPR
- the zdhhc5a gene encoding palmitoyltransferase ZDHHC5-A isoform X1 codes for the protein MPGSSSKSGGRGPSSSPLPHAMVPPSRPLRPSRYAPVSAAIFFLVGSTTLFFCFTCPWLSERFSVTVPIYNGVIFLFVLANFCMATFMDPGIFPRAEEDEDKEDDFRAPLYKTVEIRGIQVRMKWCSTCRFYRPPRCSHCSVCDNCVEEFDHHCPWVNNCIGRRNYRYFFLFLLSLTAHIMAVFGFGLLFILYHRQNIDHLHSIVTLAVMCVAGLFFIPVAGLTGFHVVLVARGRTTNEQVTGKFRGGVNPFTNGCWMNVSHVLCSSQAPRYLGRKKCVQNVSLQPPFLRLQLTDTQLAAKILDNGIQGDLHRSKSSLEMMGSQSCDAEPPPPPKPELRYPGISHRNAEGKVISECSLLSKAPPTPTMYKYRPTYSPGKNHTTLTHAYANQLIRGESVGSAKDSSSSTSSLLQASQQPGFRSQPSLDRREASSDRVVGGPSGERKEVGGGGIPGYSLGGRSYPSFSDPTVLSGVAFRSSSSTHTSAGTTHVSEATTTSTSFKSLANQTPPPHHPSRNGNLSYDSLLAREDDFDKGGVTGPVALEPTAGRPCTPATPFLSQQREVDLPSQSPHHHHHSSHHHHHHPFLHRSSSSTSSSPPLPPERDRLLGEPHTAPHVPSANQTSAALPSSAPPPPHHHHHHYHHHHSHHHHHHSSSSRPPRFTAPRAPPHHAYPYRTRSTDTPLGSSSDSTDRSPLSAHPPPLGKSLSYSSAAAAEMQYRLVRKASASAGANAAGVGGGGEGGGMGGGSIQAPKGELIQMKPLSRTNGAQPFSSSSCSTPSSPSHLVSSPSRPGADHMSPPMTLSPFHTPQGSGVKKVTGVGGTTYEISV